The nucleotide sequence GCCCTGTTATCTCTTCAAGAGTCACCTCTGCTCAGTACCTGTCATACTGGAGCTAAAGATAGTGAGAGCATTTAAACAGGGTGAGGTGCCTTGTTCTTTAATCGTGTTCTGCAAACACGTGTAATTGGTCTTGCAAAAATTTGTTCCTGAAGAGGTCTTAAAAAGTCAAGCCTTCCCTGCTACATTTCAGAGTGTTTCTTACAGGCTGTGCTATATTTGCCTTAGAATACATACTGTGCTGCTTTGATACTGACAAAAGTGGTAGTGATTCTTATTTTCAGGTGGCCCTCGTGCTTCTCATTAGGAATGATCAATGCTGCTCAAAGTTTTTCAGCTATACTGAGAAAATTGTATTCTCCTGCTCCAGAAATGAACAGAACTGTGCCACTTTTCCATTGCTAAGGGGACAGACAGGGGCAGGTGGGCTGCAGCAAAGGGCAGAACAGCAAAGGGCAGCTCCCACTGtgggctgagctgctgtctCACAGACCTGTgatgggagcagcagcctgggttCAGGACTTTGATATAGGTGATGGGGTTTTAGCCTCTTTTGCTCTGCTAAAAGTATTTGTGAGTAAGTTAGATTCTACTAGAGGAATGATTTGTGAATTTCTAAGTTTGATTTTTGTGGATGTATGGAAGGGTTCTGTGTTGCTGCTTGACCACTTCAAGGtggctctcttttttttcattaatttgttttcagatttcATTAGAATCATACAATTCCCCCACATCTGAGAAAATGCCCTTCCCCTGGtgggcctgtgctgctgctcaccaTCTGAGTGGTGGGTGTCCAACATCTGGCTGGTCAAAGCTCTGAGTATCAAGTGGAGTCTCCAGATGGAGGCAGAAGTTGCCTCCAGTGAGATCAGCAGCTGTACTAAGGAGAGTACTGAGCCAGGAATTTCCCCTGTActtatctggaaaaaaattgccCGGGATACTAAATGAGGCAGGAAACTGTGGTAGTGTTGAGAGGTAAAGGGTGCAGAGCTAGCTTGAACTTCAGAGCTTGTAGAGTTTGTAAAGTTAACTACTCAAAATCTAGGTAGTACAGGGATGTATTCTGCAAGAACAACTTTATTTTTGGTAAGAAGATATAATGAGAGCTTTGCAGAGACACTTTCTTACACATTTCAGTATTGTAAAGTTATTGGTTATTGGGTGAATGTGATTTATAAGGTGAATAAGGCTATTGACTGTAGTATCTCATTTTAGGTGGTGATGGTAGGTAGTGAATTGGGTAAATGCAACAGGAAAAGCAATACAGAAAATTGCTTCTATCTGTTCCACCTAGTAGTTCCTAGATGGTCCtgtgcaaataaattaaattaggcttttcacatattttttggCAGCTCATCagttctttctgttcttcagcaTGAAACATCAGGGTTTCCATTGCTCCATTTCTCAGGTGCTGAGTACTCATAGCAGACTCTCAGATATCTATTTGCCCAGCTTTTCTAGGGTTCCTAAACCTTTTACGCACTTGAATTTTTCAGTGGAACTGACTAGAAGTCTGCAACAAGTGTGTATGTGTATCCTTATATGTTCCTCAACAAATTTGAGTGATCTCACAAAACTCAGAGAgattttaattctgtgttttaattCTGGCTGATCTATTTCTTCACTGGGCACTTCTCAAGCACCTGCTTTGAATTTCTCAGTTCTACCAGAGTGCAAGCCAGTGGAGAGTGAGAGGAAGTTCAGTGCCCTCAGAAATCAAGAAATGCAGTGAAGGGGTACCTGATTTCATTTCCACTGAAGGATGTTTTTAATGCTGTATAGCAAATACAATAGGACACACACATCTGAACAATAAAGATAAGACAGCAattcaatatttctttttatctgtCAAATGCCAAATGTCAAATCCGTCTTATGTAATTAAAGACTATGCTATCTTGTGTTTAAACACAGGAGGACAGATTTCAAGATGCTTGTGTGTATTTTGGTACTTAATTTATGGCAGCTTAGCTCTTGCAAGTGTTCCATAGATATTGTGCTAAACACTGCGTATCCACGGAGTAAGAAATGGATTATGTCTCTTCAGATGGTAAATGAAGGCAGGATAAATGGTAAAAGTGAGGGGAATTCTCTGCAATTATTAATGACAGCCCTGGACTATGGATTAAATTACATTCCCTTAGTAAGCAAAGAAGCATAACAAAGTTTAGAGTTTCAGATACATCTTATGACATAGTTGGACAAATTTTTTACACTAGTCTGATGATGTAAGAGTTGCTGATGTGGTTTGAGATGTTACTGGTCTTTTATCCTTTCAGACTCTGGGGGAGcctgccatccctgcagcagaggcagcaggaacaCACATTACCTGTTGTAGCGAAGAGTGGTGACAGACAGGGAAATAGGCTGTTCCCCTCAACCAGATGAGGCAGATacaccagcactgctctgctgccttgCCTGGCAGGCAGGGGGGAGGAACTGATGGGAGGGATGAAGGAAGTGTAATAGGTGGCTTAAAGACAGTGCCATTTTCAGATGCTTCAGCTGTCAGCTGTGTCTTTTGTCTGTCCACAGTTCAGTCTTATTCCACTGGTTTGACCCAAAGCAGTACTACTAAGATAATATGGAGGAGAAAATCAGGTTTAAGTTAAGAAGGTACcatcttgcttctcttaggtCTGGTTTGAGAGCTAAAAAGTCATAATTGTTTTTCTCTCAGTCCTAGTTGCTTTTGTGAGAAAACCTGTGTAAGACTATTTTGGAAATAGGCCCAGTGTTTTCTTCTATCTGTTCTTTTCTATGGCAAATATGTAAATTTAAAACCTGATGGAACACTTTGTTTTGTGTCTGAAGAAAAGTTTATGTAtgtgaagatggaaaaaaatgaaaaaggcagacatttcagttttgtaaaaaaattcGGCAAGGATCTCTTCATAAGGAAGTGGAAAGTAACAAACTCCTTCATAGCTGTATGATCTGTTGTGCTGTCCAAGTTGATTATGAAGTAGAACTGTGATAGTATTTCCTGGAGCTTAATTGTGATTGTTTACATAATTTCACATAATTTTTACATCCTTTCGCATCATTTTTGGCATAATGATGTGAATCTGCAAGGGAGAGAGATATATTCTGTATTATTTAATATGTGTTTATTTGTACTTGAAGTGGACTACATTTCCTGAAATTTGGAATTTATTTACTGGCCCTTTGGTTTTGTCTCATTTATTGCTATCCAGAGAGTTCTGTGTATGTTGACCAGAAGGACTCTCTTGAAAGGGAGAGTGTGGCATCATTATCCCAAGATGGAGATACCAAATACCTGTTCAGAGAGAAGGAGGATGTAATGTTGAAGGGAGGGTTTGATGTCCATCCTGTTCCTACACATGGAGattgcaaacaaagaaaatagtATTATAGTCCTCATTTTTGTAGTGTGAAAGTATTCCTGGCATATTTCCAAGGGGGGAAGGAAAATTCAGGGGGGGAAGATTTTTTTAGAACTCTGAAAGCTCTGAGGGGAACAAGATGTGCAACAAATTGCTAGAATGTGAAATACGcattttttcaaatgtaaaattttAAGAATCATCCAAATGTATATTTCCTATTGGGTCTGTACACTttgcaaatacattttcttttttttttttttttttttaaccttaagaATGttaccatttttaaaaatataattgttgttgttgtttttgtttttaaactgtaGGTATGAGAAGGTGCCAGTAATTCTGGTTGGTAATAAAGTGGACCTGGAAAGTGAGAGAGAAGTATCATTGAGTGAAGGCAGAGCCTTAGCTGAAGAATGGGGCTGCCCCTTTATGGAGACCTCTGCTAAAAGTAAAACAATGGTGGATGAGCTCTTTGCGGAAATTGTTAGACAAATGAACTATGCAGCACAGCCAGACAAAGATGATCCATGCTGTTCTGCATGTAATATACAATAGCATTAAAAATTGCCTAACCTGGACTTAATTTGCAGAAATTTTGTAAGGTGGTAAAACTGTCTACTTCACTTCCTGGTTTGTGGGTCACTTGAAATACATCTGTAGTGAAGTAGCAACATTAACTCAGAGCTGAGCATTGAAAGTCAATCACTGACTCTGAATATAATTGGGTTAAATTACCACATCTCACCCGTTTTTTCCCTTTGAGCACCTGCAATTTTATGGCACAGTCAGTTGATCTACAGGGTTGTTCCAGTCGAAAGTGCATGTGTTGTCATGTCAGACAGCAACAACAGCAATTATTTCTGAAGAGGACAGAATCCTTTTGGAAACGGGAGATGAAGGCAGTGGAGAGGATATCTCTGAAGACCTTTCACGAGAAGCATAAGCATGAAAAGGAGAGCCAAGTCTTTTGGTGTCTGATTGCCATACTTCAGAATGGGCGCTATCACATGTGGCTGAGTTTGTTCAGTCAGTTATGTTGATTTCACCAGAACTTCTGACAGTGTTGGAGGAAAAGGCTACCAGAGATCCATATAGTTTGGATTCTTTTCAAAATCAATGCTATTATTTCTACACTTTATCCCACACCTTGAAATAGAAAACATTGAATCAGTGTGTGAAATGAGAGGCAAGATCTGGAAACAAGTGACGGGTGAAGAAACAGTCTGGCATTGGAATGttttaaatctttcattttGCTGCTCAAAAATGGAGGATCACTTCAGGTTTTGGTCtacaaaaagccaaacaaacccTCTGTTTACAAAGCAGGAAGCatctttattttcactttacTGAACCAGGAGGAAGCAActgtgatgaaaaaaaaattgctgagcCTTACTAACAAGGAACACTTTAATAGATTAACTAGTACCATCTTGTAAGGAAAATTAAGCCATGTTTCATCCATATGTTCCCTTCTGCAGAAACCTCGTGGGACAGTATGAACATCCTGCATTTTTAAGTTTGTTAAAGACAACAGTTTTTCTTGCCTTTAAGGGCTACATTCTCTGGTGTGATCCCAAACTAACCTTTGAAAATCCAGTTTGCTATTTGATAGCTTTAATGTTGAAAACTTAAATTGAATAACCATGTGAAATCATTTGGTTCAGAGGTGAAATAGTTATGGTTGTAATTCCTTAGGTGAGTGTGGAAATGGCTCTTTAATTGCCTGACACACTGTTCAAAGGTTGCCCCAATTATTGGAGTGTTTAATGGTGggagcaaatattttatttggaaaggaTGCTCGAGCTCTGACTTGCTAGTTTCATAGCAGTGAAGTATTTATCATTTGCATGACTAATGGCACAGAAATACCTATTTCAAAGTCTTACAATCAAAGTATAGAAAAGTTTTCAATCGCAATGTTTAGATTTTAAATGCTGGAGAGATTGTCTTGAGCTGGATCTTTTATAGGTAAAATTGGCCATAAAAATACAGTCACCGAGCCTGTGGTCTAAATAACACCATGCGTTTATTAGTTTTTAAATCTTGTGCAGTAACAGTGTAGTTCCTTGTGTTTAAATGAGTGAAAATaggggtgctgggctgtgtgtgtgtgtgtgttgagtgtgtatgtgtgtgtgtatatggcCCTTAGAAGTGCTGTAATTGGAGTTAGGTTCGAGAGTTTTGCCTCCATCTGCAGAACTTCCTTGAAAGCGCTCTCATCTGCCACAAAGGACACTGGAGTAGAAAACACTTTGCCAATTTCCATGCATAAATGTCCTTAACATTTTGAATTGTAGTTCACTGGATGATAACTGAAGGAAATTATATTCACAGTAGAGAACTGGCCAACTCTGCCCTTAATCTTTCAAGACCTTGCCACAACCAGTGTGACAAAGGGCATTAGATGTCACAGAACATTAAGCCTTACTAAAACGTAAATGTAGCCCATTTCCCATCTACTTTGCAGAGCTTTTGTTACTGTACTTTGTTCTCTTAGGGAGATAGGCACACCGTTTATTTCTGGCATCTGAATGCCCATTTTGGGTGCTCTGAATCGCCCTCCTAGAGGCACCTACCTCTTTCCATTGACTGTATAGCAAACTTAGGCTAACTTTAGTCCTCCAGGTCACACAGCTCACATGCCTAAACTAGATGGTATGAATGTTCTCTTACCACCCCCTGCCTGCCCATTGTGTCAGCTGCCATGCTTAAACAAGATGTGAGAGGTTGGATTAATGATATTTCAGGGTTTCAAATATCTAGATTGCGAAGCAGTTAATCAAGCAGCACAATCCATCCGTAAAACAGCTTGTCAACGTGAGATCCACTGCATAAGcactcaaaaaagaaaaaccacaaacaacaaatcccagaaaacaaaccaaagccaAATTTCAGACTAAGTTGGAAGCGCATGTTGTGCGAGGTTATTTACGGAGTTGTTAAAAATCTTACCTCACAGATTGTTCATCACCCAAGAAAATGGCATGAAATAGAGTATGAACAGCCTAACATGAAGTTCATAATATAAAGCAGATGGGCTTTAAATATAGGAAAAATTGCACAGTaaattttttaacagaaaatattaaagaaaatatctcccaattttgtttcttcattacACTCTTACCTTTTCAAAAGCATAGGCCATATGTAAGCTACCATGCAACTTGGCTGGGGGGGCAAGGTGTGTTGTTTTTCATTGTATAGTTCTGAGGAAGTAGTTATGCACTATTTGTGTTTCCACTAATGTGAAGATAGTGGAGCTTGAATCAATGACAGTTGCACTCGacagatttttcaaattatAGGGGTAGCAGAAAGGGAGGTAGGTGATCTACACAGTGGCTGCATGGTTGCCCTGCAGGAATCACTGGTCTTGGGTCACTGTTTCATTTGTACCCTGATAGGATTACCAATTATAGTATTTGAAAGTTTCTTATAACATGCCTTAAAATATTATGATTTGTTCCAAAGACCCACTTTTCCTTTGGCTGTTCTTGTAGAGCTTTGTACTTTTCTACAGAGACagcatttttccagtttttttggtattttttttaaagttgcaacttttattcttttaagCTATGATAGTGAGAGCAActgtttcctctttcccttaaaaatacacacaaaaacGATTCAAAGCAAAGAAACCAGAATCAGATCAAAAGTATTAAATAGAACTTGcattgggttttgtttggttttttttctgttgtgcccatccccctgcccaccccttcagagcataaaaaaaaatttggtgACATTTTGTGTTCTGATTCTAGCCTCTCCCTAACCCCAGTGCTACAGTTGCCATTACTTTTCTGTGGGAAAACTACTGGTATTTGCTTTCCTGTATAGAATGTTACCTAAAGATGTCAGCCATTTGGTTGGGGGGGTTTGtgcatgtttgtttttaatttttatttttttcttttttaccagTGTGCCATCAAGCACTGGTTAGGCTTTAATTGTGAAACTCCacaacaaaagcaaatgttTGACAACTGCAGGAGGCTTTTATCTGCATTGTTGTGCATCTGTTAATTCTTGATCAGGGTTTGAAGAAAGACTGAAGTGGGTTCTGGAGTCAGACTTAACACTGTTGATTTGGAGTTTCCTAGGGGTGAATTAATGTATTTCACAGTTAATTGTTGAGCTCTAATACAACTGGCAACTTAAAATGGGGCAACAGTTTGTTTTGTAACAATGTCAGTTGTTTAAACCTTGATGtttcaaataaaacaagaatTGTACATAGAACTCAATGCAAACTCAGCAGTTGTATTTggagttaaattattttaacaaataaatttatttaatgaaatcttCCTTGCATTTTCTGTATTGTCCATTTTGATTTCATCAAAAACTTCATCCAGAGCTGATGAGGGTGCCCAGTAATTTGAAACAACACTGTCAAGTATATTCAGTTGAGCTAAGTATTTTCTGTCAAAATGCTCTTCTTGTACAAATTAAATAGCAATAAGTAAAAATCAAATATCATTTATTTTGGATAGATGGATGTTGTGATCTAAGTTATAAGCTTGATAAAGAACAATAGCAATGGAGGGGGATTTTCTGTTCACTTCTCTTAGTGGGATACACACTGACAACAATCAGTAATAATCAGTATTTGTTAAGATACAGCTCTTGCTATGGCAAGAGAATAGTAGTATATTGTTATTGCTAcaatataatatttattatttacaatATGTATTATATtgtaaatatataataaaatgttcgatatgtaaaaaaaatactgaataaaaaCTGGTTCAATATGTGATATAGTTAATATGCAGAACTACTTTTATAGCACTGAGACTGCAAAGGGTTAAAGAAAGATTGTTTGTTATTTTAGCTGTTCAATTGATGAGTGTTTTGAAGGCTTTGAGCACCACACAAAAGGAGTTAGTGTTAAAAGAACTTCAAATACAATTAGTGTAGCAGAGATTTATAAATTAACAGTTGAGCTAATGCTAACAGGATTATTCTAACTAATTGACACTGATCAGCAGTTACATTTTCATCATGCCAGTATCACTAAAATACCCTATTTTCAGTAATGATGGCTGCTTGGTAGTCTCTTGTTTTCACGTCATGCATGCTGTAAGGAGCAAGAAGCCTGAGGCTGGCACATCTTAAAAGCTTTTAGTTCTATGGATCATATAGAAGGCTGACATATGCTGCTAATTGCATATTTTTGATTTGCCCATTCATACTGTAAATCAGTTCCAAGGGAACTTTTGCTGATGGGTTCTTCCAGTCCCATTAGCTTAGCAATATCCTTTTGTTTTGCCCAAGAAGATACCTATAGAGAGACAACAGGAATTCATTGGGCTGTTCTGACCAGTTTAAAAAATGCCAAAGTGTGACATGCTCTTTTCAAATAACTAAACAGCTAGAAAACTGGAATTTTTCACTCCTACCACAAgctttctctgtctctctgcacccttcctccttcctttttatttctttctagcTACTGCAGGAAGTTTTTTactctgtaaaatattttggttgGACATAATATCTTGTTATCAGTCTTCCACAGGTATCAGTCTAACTAGACCACCAACCTTTGGTCAATATTTTTGTTGCTTGACCAGGGAATCACTGGACTATTTCTTCTATCCCAAGTTACCTCCAGTGGTATTGTGTCCTTGCTGTTTATCTTGCGCTTTATTCTCCATCAAACAACATCTACTTTTCTGAGCTCAGGAATTATTCTGAAATTGCTGGAAATTGTTTATTGTGTCTGGCCCATAGCAGTGTAGTCATCTCTTCCTTTGGCAGTCACCATATTGGTCATTCtcatttaagaaagaaatttccAGCTTCCAATGACTGTTTAAATGCACTAGTATCCTACTCAGTTGTCTTAAACGTAGTTCCTGTTTTGCCATAAAACCTGGAAAAAGaacttttcttgtgtttttttgcTGATTGCAGTCAGACACTTGGAACtgcaagtttcttttttttttttcataggcAGGTCAGTTAATACATCTGGATTTTGACTCCAGTTGTTTAGGGCTTCATTTGTCTCATGGtcaacacatttttcttctcacGTTGGAAGTAAAAAGTACTGAGTTGGAAGAGTCATAGGCTCATAGAATGGTTCAGATGGAAAGGGATGTTTAAAgttcatctagttccaatcttCACGCCACGGGCAGGGatacctcccactagaccagattgctcaaagcctggccttgaacacttccagggatggggcatccaaaGCTCCTCTgtgcagcccattccagtgcctcaccaccctcacagtgaaacaatttcttccttAGAATCTAAACCTgtcttctttcagtttgaagccattcccccttgtcctctcactacatgctcttgttaaaagtccctctccagctctcttgcaaGCCCCTTTTAGGTACTGGAGAACTGCCAGAAGGCTtgctggagccttctcttctccagactatAGGTTGCATTTACAGGCTGGATTGCAAGTGGGTGGAAGAAAAAGCCATGTTGATGTGAGCCAGGCACTGTGTGATACTGGAACTGCTAACGGCACATCTTCATTCCACGCTGCTGGAACAGCTTTTCTGTGTACTTTCAAGCACATATTTTGTTGTCTGACTGGAATTTGAAATAGTCTGTGGGGCgctgaaaatttatttcaagttCTTCACGGTGCAGTGACCACGTACTTAGACAACCAAGTAACAGACCTGGCTGCTCTTCTTAGTGTTTGCAAGGCCAGACAGCCACATAGGAGTCTCTCTGAAGAATGGCACAGTGACGTGGCTAGCTGGCAGAAGTGGAGGAGACTGGGGGTGGATCTAGGTTAAAGAGGTGAATTTCTAAACCTGAAAGactgctgaagaaaaatatgtaggTAGACTGAATGTTATGTTGAACAGTATAAATAAGAGTATTAAGATTAGGAGTATTCTTGCACAAAAGTGCTTATTAGGTAGATCAGAGAACAGAATCTGAAGTGTAGCCTTCTACCAGAAATTTCATTGAAATAAGTATAAAGCTGCTTCTTAAGATGTTGTATGGAAAGATTACAAATTTTGTCTTGCTTTAGAATCCTTGTATAGTTTAATAGCCAAAAGACATTAACTTCAAATGTCATCCCCAAATACTTGAGACATGGCACCTTAGCTTTCTAGTTGTGCAACACAgtttaggaaaacaaaacatgctTTCATCCTGTAGTGAAGAATATACTCTAGATCACAACTCCTTTGGTGATTTCATAGGCTTCTTTTTGCTATTCACTCTTTGTTATTACTGATGGAATAATCAAACTGAATAGCGGTTGCCTGGCACTTTCCAGTATGAGAAAAGGtggtcttttttctttcctgctttccaaACTAATTAGTAGAGCTCCAGTTTTTTTCAGGATGATCTCTCTCTCCCAGATTTGGGGGGTGGTTGTTTGTTCTCTATTTTTAATGGTTCAGTTGTTTCTAAAGATAAAACAATGGAAGATGCACCCTTCTGCATGTGCTAAATTCTTGAAAATATTCTGTCAAAACCTGGCACTATTCTGGCTTGAACCAGTGGGAAATGGCCCAAAACCCCACAGTATTGGTACATGGATCTATACTTGGCCTAATTATAAGTCTCTGAAGAAAATGGTTTGCCCACTATAAGGAGGGATAAAAGTCTGCATCCAGACTGTTCAACTGGATTGGATATGCCTTCTGCTCTTTGTATTTCATATATAGGAACTGCTGGGTGAAAGGCACACTCTTGTCTGTACACACTGGCTGAGAGCTGAGAAATAGAGTGGGAAAGAGTAGGATGAGACTTCTGCAGGGAGAATTTCCAATTGTAGATCTTAATGTTCCTTGTTTAAGGAATAGAAATCAGCTTTGATGGCAATGGAGTCATCTAGGAGCAGTTTCAGAGGCAGATTTCATTAACACCAGTAGTGAAGGACTGGTGAGCAGAAGGACTGTTATGAGCAGAATCTCATAACCTGCCTGATGGCATGTCACCAGTGCAGGGACACAAGAAAAACTCTCCAAATGTGCTAGTGTGATTTTGCCTAGATGTCCTTGCCTAAGAAAGACAATAGTAAGTTAACCTTTATAATATTTTCTGCGTGTGATTTTAAATATGGGAACACAAATAACTGATTCATAAAATGAAGATAAGAttctgcaaagcaaaataaattatacataAGTGTCCTATTGATAGAGAGTAAATGGATGAGGACACTCAATGCTTTGTGAATTAAGGTGCTTCTCAGATTCTCTATGAAACCTCAAGACATGTAACAGATGCTTCTCTAACAGTACAGGATTCCTTCTAGGCCCTTGTAATTCTCTAACAGGCTTTTAggtaaagtttatttttttcctttgtggttctattgaaatttttttgggggggaagaCAACACTTAAATACAGTATTAATGCAACATTTAGCTTTGTGTTTTAAGATAGAGGGAGAACACCAAAGACTTCTGGTTCTGCCTAATTTTTCATGAAAAGACACACTGTGAAGATTTGAAAAGTATTCATAAGAGTTGGCACCTCTTTATTAGGGGAATTCAATCAACCTTTCTTGATGAAGGTGCTATTTGTGGTTATTTCTGGGAACATGCTTATTCAAGCAGTCAGAGATCATGAGGAGTGGGTGGGCATTTTACAGCGTGTTGTCTTATTTGTTCCCCTTTTCAACCAGGAAATGTTGTGCATGACATACATGATAGTTTACTGAGATAATTCTTAATCTCTGCATTTAAAGTTAACCCATTGGGGGTTATCCTTAATCCAGCAAGACAACATCCACCTGCAAACAAGCTCTTTGTGATGGCTGTGGGGAGGGGACTCATTTCTTCATCAGATCTAAAGcaaaatgttcattttccttGGCATTTTTTATGGCTAGAGGAAATCTGAAGAGCAACAAACATTGCTTTCTTCCCATTAGGCGAGGTATCCCCAGTTTTAGAGCTCTTTGATTTGTCCAGAAGCATACTCTGGTAAAAAAACTTCCTATTTGTCAGTATGGAGGAAGAATAGTGACAGGGAAGATATGTTCAAAAAGGTACATGGTTCTTCACTCCAGGCAAGTCACCTCTGCTGTTGGCTGAACATCAT is from Cinclus cinclus chromosome 2, bCinCin1.1, whole genome shotgun sequence and encodes:
- the RAP2A gene encoding ras-related protein Rap-2a isoform X4, whose amino-acid sequence is MREYKVVVLGSGGVGKSALTQFASMRDLYIKNGQGFILVYSLVNQQSFQDIRPMRDQIIRVKRYEKVPVILVGNKVDLESEREVSLSEGRALAEEWGCPFMETSAKSKTMVDELFAEIVRQMNYAAQPDKDDPCCSACNIQ